In Nocardia sputorum, a single genomic region encodes these proteins:
- the ctaD gene encoding aa3-type cytochrome oxidase subunit I, with the protein MAREIPPVEATRPYPARVGPKGSFLWKMVTTTDPKVLGILYLTSATGFFLIGGLMALLMRGELARPGLQFLSPEQYNQLFTMHGTIMLLFYATPVVFGFANAILPLQIGAPDVAFPRLNAFSYWLYLFGATIATAGFLTPGGAADFGWTGYTPLSLAEHSPGPGPDLWIMGLAVSGLGTILGAVNMTTTVICLRAPGMTMFRMPIFTWNILVTSILVLLAFPILTAALMALAYDRHLGGHIYDPATGGTILWQHLFWFFGHPEVYIIALPFFGIVTEVIPVFSRKPIFGYTALVYATLAIGALSVAVWAHHMYATGAVLLPYFSLMTFLIAVPTGVKFFNWIGTMWRGQLTFETPMLFSVGFIVTFLLGGLSGVILASPPLDFHVHDTYFVVAHFHYVLFGTIVFATFAGIYFWFPKLTGRFLDERLGKIHFWTTLIGFHLTFLIQHWLGNMGMPRRYADYLPTDNFTLLNTISTIGSFLLGVSMLTFVWNVFKSWRYGEVVTVDDPWGQGNSLEWATTSPPPRHNFYELPRIRSERPAFELHYPHMSERMRTEAHAGRTTHVAHALVAADDQAAADPEPTSGE; encoded by the coding sequence ATGGCGCGTGAAATTCCACCTGTCGAGGCGACGCGGCCGTATCCAGCGCGAGTCGGGCCGAAAGGCTCGTTCCTGTGGAAAATGGTCACCACCACCGACCCCAAAGTGCTCGGGATCCTCTATTTGACCTCCGCGACGGGATTCTTCCTCATCGGCGGCCTGATGGCATTGCTGATGCGCGGTGAGCTCGCCAGGCCGGGTCTGCAGTTCCTTTCGCCGGAGCAGTACAACCAGTTGTTCACCATGCACGGCACCATCATGCTGCTGTTCTACGCGACGCCCGTGGTATTCGGTTTCGCCAACGCGATACTGCCGTTGCAGATCGGAGCGCCGGACGTCGCCTTTCCTCGGCTCAACGCCTTCAGTTACTGGCTGTATCTGTTCGGGGCCACCATCGCCACCGCCGGGTTCCTCACTCCGGGCGGGGCCGCCGATTTCGGTTGGACCGGCTACACCCCGCTCAGTCTGGCCGAGCACTCGCCCGGCCCCGGCCCCGACCTATGGATCATGGGCTTGGCCGTCTCCGGTCTCGGCACCATCCTGGGCGCGGTCAACATGACGACCACGGTGATCTGCTTGCGTGCGCCGGGGATGACGATGTTCCGGATGCCCATTTTCACCTGGAACATCCTGGTCACCAGCATCCTGGTGCTGCTGGCCTTCCCGATCCTCACCGCGGCGTTGATGGCGCTGGCCTATGACCGGCATCTGGGTGGCCACATCTACGACCCGGCTACCGGCGGCACGATCCTGTGGCAGCACCTGTTCTGGTTCTTCGGCCATCCCGAGGTGTACATCATCGCGTTGCCGTTCTTCGGCATCGTCACCGAGGTGATCCCGGTGTTCAGCCGCAAACCTATCTTCGGCTATACCGCCCTGGTCTACGCCACCCTGGCCATCGGCGCTTTGTCGGTGGCGGTGTGGGCGCACCACATGTACGCCACCGGCGCGGTCCTGTTGCCGTACTTCTCGCTGATGACCTTCTTGATCGCCGTACCAACCGGGGTGAAATTCTTCAACTGGATCGGCACCATGTGGCGGGGCCAGTTGACCTTCGAGACACCGATGCTGTTCTCGGTCGGGTTCATCGTGACATTCCTGCTCGGCGGCCTGTCCGGCGTCATCCTGGCCAGCCCGCCACTGGACTTCCACGTACACGACACCTATTTCGTCGTCGCCCACTTCCACTACGTGCTGTTCGGCACCATCGTGTTCGCCACCTTCGCGGGCATCTACTTCTGGTTCCCCAAACTCACCGGCCGCTTCCTCGACGAGAGGCTCGGCAAGATCCACTTCTGGACCACCCTGATCGGATTCCACCTCACGTTCCTGATCCAGCACTGGCTCGGCAACATGGGAATGCCCCGCCGCTACGCCGACTATCTGCCGACCGACAATTTCACGCTGCTGAACACGATCTCGACGATCGGGTCCTTCCTGCTCGGCGTCTCCATGCTCACCTTCGTATGGAACGTGTTCAAAAGCTGGCGATACGGCGAGGTCGTGACCGTCGACGACCCATGGGGCCAAGGCAACTCCCTGGAATGGGCGACCACCTCACCACCACCGCGGCACAACTTCTACGAACTGCCCCGCATCCGCTCGGAGCGGCCCGCGTTCGAACTGCACTACCCGCACATGTCCGAACGCATGCGCACCGAAGCCCACGCAGGCCGCACCACCCACGTCGCCCACGCTCTGGTCGCAGCAGATGACCAAGCCGCCGCTGACCCGGAACCAACCTCCGGCGAATGA
- a CDS encoding WGxxGxxG family protein, which translates to MRKTIAIPLTALILTFGGVGTVEATPAAATTQTAQETRVDDDHSDKTGLWGLLGLLGLAGLAGLARRRDNRTSPTTATRPRQP; encoded by the coding sequence ATGCGCAAGACCATCGCGATCCCCTTGACAGCCCTGATCCTCACATTCGGCGGAGTCGGAACAGTCGAAGCGACCCCTGCTGCTGCGACCACACAGACAGCCCAAGAAACCCGCGTCGACGACGACCACAGTGACAAGACCGGCCTGTGGGGCCTCCTCGGCCTCCTCGGCCTCGCCGGCCTCGCTGGACTCGCTCGCCGCAGAGATAACCGCACAAGCCCCACCACCGCAACCCGCCCCCGCCAGCCCTGA